One genomic window of Stieleria sp. JC731 includes the following:
- a CDS encoding PEP-CTERM sorting domain-containing protein, whose translation MARIAVLLVCILALSGQSVHGGVINSSLGDHYLQSVQQSPNRVNNGKASSPADTSLAGTARSFLERCAEPVKSFKTDSLDQLRLGNQTQVGGQRHLQLVSISAGDQSSWHRDWDNGAIGSSLNLPLPKPVMAKPTPVSISVATMPLEYYDYTTFVQSGQSFGSGTSISEGYAFDDPTRSAMTSHSDRSEFRPIFVSTTTGPAPLSNSMASHSSCAVGCGTSQPISSMAGCQVCSGSTPTGSTPTGVTGGGFGQPMSGFGFAGGSGGFVPPSGLTGLASTMLFPEDPIGVVTTNSGTIGGATSTSNSTTGQDDDDDITQPPSDGPAAVPEPSGALVALFGLAMFGMTRRRNSAINR comes from the coding sequence ATTACCTGCAGTCGGTGCAACAGTCTCCAAACCGTGTAAATAACGGAAAGGCTTCCTCGCCAGCGGACACCTCGCTAGCAGGCACAGCCCGTTCGTTTCTTGAGCGTTGTGCCGAACCAGTCAAAAGCTTCAAAACTGATTCGCTTGATCAACTTCGACTTGGCAATCAAACACAAGTCGGCGGGCAACGTCATCTGCAGCTGGTTTCCATCAGCGCTGGTGATCAGTCTTCGTGGCATCGAGATTGGGATAACGGAGCGATTGGCAGTTCGCTGAATCTTCCTCTGCCGAAACCTGTAATGGCCAAGCCGACTCCGGTATCGATCTCAGTCGCCACCATGCCGCTGGAATACTACGATTACACAACGTTTGTGCAATCGGGGCAGTCATTTGGCAGTGGCACGTCCATTTCAGAAGGCTATGCCTTTGACGATCCGACCCGTTCGGCGATGACCAGTCACAGTGATCGATCAGAATTCCGACCGATCTTCGTATCGACGACGACGGGGCCAGCGCCGTTATCAAATTCGATGGCTAGTCATTCGTCTTGTGCGGTTGGCTGTGGAACGTCTCAACCGATCAGTTCGATGGCTGGCTGCCAAGTTTGTTCAGGATCCACACCAACAGGATCCACGCCAACGGGGGTCACAGGAGGTGGCTTCGGGCAACCGATGTCTGGATTTGGATTTGCTGGTGGTAGCGGCGGCTTTGTTCCGCCGTCTGGACTGACAGGGCTCGCCAGCACCATGCTGTTTCCCGAAGATCCGATTGGTGTTGTCACTACAAACAGCGGCACAATCGGTGGAGCCACTTCGACGTCGAATTCGACGACGGGGCAAGACGATGATGACGACATCACGCAGCCCCCATCCGATGGCCCGGCAGCCGTGCCGGAGCCCAGTGGGGCGTTGGTTGCGTTGTTCGGTTTAGCCATGTTTGGGATGACCCGACGCAGGAACTCGGCGATCAACCGATAG
- the pyrE gene encoding orotate phosphoribosyltransferase → MAYDKQDLLRLLESEALQRGEFTLASGKKASYYLDCRKITLHPKGANLVAEGMLEVIKAGGELPAAVGGMAIGADPITASIVTLAGQQDLPLKGFMVRKEPKGHGMGQQVEGPVEPGQEVVIVEDVITSGGSALKAVDAAEAFGLKVREVIGIIDRLAGGEEAFAKRGLTLKTLSTIRDFGIEPE, encoded by the coding sequence ATGGCCTACGACAAACAAGATCTGCTCCGTTTGCTTGAATCCGAAGCACTGCAGCGAGGGGAGTTTACCCTCGCCAGCGGCAAGAAAGCGTCGTACTACCTGGATTGCCGCAAGATCACACTGCATCCCAAGGGTGCCAACCTCGTTGCAGAAGGCATGCTGGAAGTCATCAAAGCTGGCGGAGAACTTCCCGCTGCGGTGGGGGGGATGGCTATCGGTGCCGATCCGATCACCGCATCCATTGTCACCCTCGCCGGTCAGCAAGATTTGCCTCTGAAAGGGTTCATGGTTCGCAAAGAACCCAAAGGCCACGGAATGGGGCAGCAAGTCGAAGGGCCTGTCGAGCCTGGTCAAGAGGTTGTGATCGTCGAAGATGTGATCACGAGTGGCGGAAGCGCGTTGAAGGCTGTTGACGCGGCCGAAGCATTTGGGTTAAAGGTCCGAGAAGTCATTGGCATCATTGATCGGTTGGCTGGCGGTGAAGAGGCATTTGCCAAACGCGGGCTGACTTTAAAGACCCTGTCCACGATTCGCGATTTCGGCATCGAGCCGGAGTAA